In a genomic window of Candidatus Thiothrix sulfatifontis:
- a CDS encoding hemerythrin family protein, whose product MHIADNAFMPQEIPAMTQLHEEERVMLNALYTLLAQATPDTASIDAQIDALLQHTTAHFEQENRNMLIIEFRPYPVHKDEHDLALSAMTSAFDHWKASRDLPALRHYLETELPAWLQQHIATMDMITARFLKMHQDKGGVLAFA is encoded by the coding sequence ATGCACATTGCTGACAACGCTTTCATGCCACAGGAAATCCCCGCCATGACCCAACTCCACGAAGAAGAGCGGGTCATGCTCAACGCCCTCTACACCTTGCTGGCACAAGCAACGCCGGATACTGCCAGCATCGACGCACAAATCGACGCGCTGCTCCAGCACACCACCGCGCATTTCGAGCAAGAAAACCGCAATATGCTGATCATCGAATTCCGCCCTTACCCGGTACACAAAGACGAACACGACCTCGCCCTCAGCGCCATGACCAGCGCGTTCGACCACTGGAAAGCCAGCCGCGACCTGCCCGCATTGCGCCATTATCTCGAAACCGAATTGCCCGCTTGGTTACAACAACACATTGCGACGATGGACATGATCACCGCACGTTTCCTAAAAATGCATCAGGACAAAGGCGGCGTGCTTGCATTCGCCTGA
- a CDS encoding tetratricopeptide repeat protein, with protein MQHYTLELFRKDDTRFELRVFDGALWLTFPLIEQVEVDALLTLAAENYRVNAPDLEQRGQDLFGWVDRHSNGWLRRVRAMQQPMTLVLDVREAGLRHLPWELLHDGAQFLCADPFQWFTPLRRVTPAERKQDWQPQKRQLGVLFMASSPEDVRPVLDFEAEESGILQATARKPLDLQVEESGSLQGLAERLTERADSPDVIHFSGHADIDKASGQPVFLLEDEVGRCAPATPQALAKTLRDANSAPRVVFLSGCRTGESNQQRDMLSFSEQVVTAGVPVVLGWALPVGDVAASQAAAALYDKLATGFAIAEAVALARQALLENHSPYWHLLRCYVDGSALNPLVAKGKLRLRLHDTPQQFLDAGGRVPVCARTAFIGRRRLLQRSLRCLRAWQGDEAYAEGILLVGMGGLGKSSMAARLIDRLRNSHEAAVCYGGLDETVLVAALGKVLPKAQSLLNDAQQTLEQRLRELFEPEDNPLCAKPLLLVFDDFEQNIPLERRKLGQADYLPASLAVLHTVLQAIHDSQSDTRVIVTSRFAVPVPRPCRLHGENPQTLHAADLKKKLAQLPCLLPVTTGNGQDRDVENALRLRAVEVAAGNPRLLEWLHGVLQERSLPVSALLDKLEQEEARFREDVLISELVDAQTSAVRQTLACAALYRLPVELAAIEALNDDPQTAQHLQTAARVGLVEITPTPDGDHYFVSNMLDSALADTLDVSERQPLAAKASQFLFDATKDGRSEEWSLEIVRLAVLGQKQTIAVEVGYRLAANMLHPHNRYREAEELCQLVLTLGEDFRMLTALSIVEKKLGREQTREHFERAVALLPDTDEGLDDAVLGEKSATLFNYADLLIQQGKTTEALALYQEQVLPLLEKLGDVRGKTVTMGKIADILQARGQLDDALNIRQTEELPVYEKFGDVHEKAVTMGKIGDILQARGQLDEALNIRQTEELPVYEKFGNVHEKAVTMGKIADILLVRGQLDDALQIYQDGISIREKLDDVRGKAVTMGKIAYILQARGQLDEALNIRQTEELPVYEKLGDVRGKAVTMGKIADILQARGQLDEALNIRENHELPVYEKLGDVRSKAVTMGQIADILQARGQLDEALNIRQTEELPVYEKLGDVRSKAVTMGQIADILQVRGQLDEALNKLNETLPVYEKLGDVRSKAVTMGKIADILQARGQPDEALNKLNETLPVYEKLGDVRSKAVTMGKIAGILQARGQLNEARNMLNETLPVYEKLGDVRSLLVGRANLAMLLWQMDAAANAARVQELLCLALTDARRLQIPEAGSIENILTQKGLSCDQ; from the coding sequence ATGCAGCATTACACACTGGAATTGTTCCGCAAGGATGATACGCGCTTTGAGTTGCGGGTATTTGATGGCGCGTTGTGGCTAACGTTTCCGCTGATTGAGCAGGTGGAGGTTGATGCGTTGCTGACGCTGGCGGCGGAAAATTACCGTGTGAATGCGCCCGATCTGGAGCAACGCGGGCAAGACCTGTTTGGTTGGGTCGATCGGCACAGTAATGGCTGGTTGCGGCGGGTACGCGCCATGCAGCAGCCGATGACCTTGGTGCTGGATGTGCGCGAAGCGGGTTTGCGGCATTTGCCGTGGGAATTGCTGCACGACGGGGCGCAGTTTTTGTGCGCTGATCCGTTCCAGTGGTTTACGCCGTTGCGCCGCGTGACTCCCGCCGAACGCAAGCAAGACTGGCAGCCGCAAAAGCGTCAGCTTGGGGTGTTGTTCATGGCGAGTTCGCCGGAGGATGTGCGGCCGGTGCTGGATTTCGAGGCGGAAGAATCGGGTATCCTGCAAGCGACGGCACGCAAGCCGCTGGATTTGCAGGTGGAAGAAAGCGGTTCCTTGCAAGGCTTGGCAGAGCGGCTGACGGAGCGTGCCGATAGCCCGGATGTGATCCACTTCAGCGGTCATGCCGACATTGACAAGGCCAGCGGTCAGCCGGTGTTTTTGCTGGAAGATGAAGTAGGTCGGTGCGCCCCCGCTACCCCGCAAGCACTGGCGAAGACCTTGCGCGATGCCAACAGTGCGCCGCGTGTGGTGTTCCTGTCCGGTTGCCGTACTGGGGAATCCAACCAACAACGCGATATGTTGTCGTTCAGCGAACAAGTGGTGACGGCGGGTGTGCCGGTGGTGCTGGGCTGGGCATTGCCGGTGGGCGATGTGGCGGCTTCGCAGGCGGCTGCGGCCTTGTATGACAAGCTGGCGACTGGCTTTGCGATTGCCGAGGCGGTAGCACTGGCACGGCAGGCATTGCTGGAAAACCATTCGCCCTATTGGCATTTGCTGCGCTGTTACGTGGATGGTTCGGCGCTGAATCCGTTGGTGGCGAAAGGCAAGCTGCGGCTGCGTCTGCACGATACGCCGCAACAGTTTCTAGATGCGGGCGGGCGTGTGCCGGTGTGTGCGCGGACGGCGTTCATCGGGCGGCGGCGTTTGTTGCAACGCAGTTTGCGGTGCTTGCGGGCATGGCAGGGGGATGAGGCGTATGCCGAGGGCATCCTGCTGGTTGGCATGGGCGGTTTGGGCAAAAGCAGTATGGCGGCGCGGCTGATTGACCGTTTGCGTAACAGCCACGAGGCGGCGGTGTGTTACGGCGGGCTGGATGAAACCGTGCTGGTCGCGGCACTCGGCAAGGTATTGCCCAAGGCACAAAGCCTGCTGAACGATGCCCAGCAAACGCTGGAACAACGCCTGCGCGAACTGTTCGAGCCGGAAGACAACCCGCTGTGTGCAAAACCGTTGCTGCTGGTGTTTGACGATTTCGAGCAAAACATCCCGCTGGAACGGCGCAAGCTGGGGCAAGCGGATTACCTTCCGGCGAGTCTGGCGGTGCTGCATACCGTGTTGCAAGCCATCCACGACAGCCAGAGTGATACGCGGGTGATTGTCACCAGCCGCTTTGCTGTGCCCGTGCCGCGCCCGTGCCGTTTGCATGGCGAGAATCCGCAAACCCTGCACGCTGCCGACCTGAAGAAAAAGCTGGCGCAATTGCCGTGCTTATTGCCTGTCACCACGGGCAATGGGCAGGATAGGGATGTGGAAAACGCCTTGCGATTGCGGGCGGTGGAGGTGGCTGCGGGCAATCCGCGTTTGCTGGAATGGCTGCATGGCGTGTTGCAAGAGCGCAGCCTGCCGGTCAGTGCCTTGCTCGACAAGCTGGAACAGGAAGAGGCGCGATTCCGCGAAGACGTGCTGATCAGCGAGTTGGTGGACGCGCAAACGTCTGCCGTGCGCCAGACGCTTGCCTGTGCCGCGCTCTACCGCCTGCCTGTGGAGCTTGCCGCCATTGAAGCCCTGAACGATGACCCACAAACCGCGCAACACCTGCAAACCGCCGCTCGCGTTGGGCTGGTGGAAATCACCCCCACGCCCGACGGCGACCACTACTTCGTCTCCAACATGCTGGACAGTGCGCTCGCCGACACCCTCGATGTGAGCGAACGCCAGCCACTCGCCGCCAAAGCCAGCCAATTCCTGTTTGACGCCACCAAAGACGGCAGGTCGGAAGAGTGGAGTCTGGAAATCGTGCGGCTGGCAGTGCTGGGACAGAAACAAACGATTGCTGTAGAAGTGGGCTACCGACTTGCTGCTAACATGCTCCATCCTCACAACCGCTACCGTGAAGCTGAAGAACTGTGCCAGCTTGTGTTGACGCTGGGTGAAGATTTTCGGATGCTTACGGCACTTTCCATCGTTGAAAAAAAACTTGGACGAGAGCAAACAAGAGAACACTTTGAACGTGCCGTTGCCTTGTTGCCAGATACGGATGAAGGGCTGGACGATGCAGTACTGGGTGAAAAATCTGCCACACTATTCAATTACGCAGACCTACTGATCCAGCAAGGCAAGACAACCGAAGCCTTGGCACTTTATCAGGAACAAGTTCTCCCCCTGTTGGAGAAGCTCGGCGATGTGCGCGGAAAAACGGTGACGATGGGTAAGATCGCTGACATCCTGCAAGCGCGGGGGCAACTCGACGACGCTCTCAACATCCGGCAAACCGAAGAACTCCCCGTCTATGAGAAGTTCGGCGATGTGCACGAAAAAGCAGTGACGATGGGTAAGATCGGGGACATCCTGCAAGCCCGTGGTCAACTCGACGAGGCGCTCAACATCCGGCAAACCGAAGAACTCCCCGTCTATGAGAAGTTCGGCAATGTGCACGAAAAAGCAGTGACGATGGGTAAGATCGCCGACATCCTGCTAGTGCGGGGGCAACTCGACGACGCTCTCCAAATTTACCAAGATGGCATATCTATCCGTGAGAAGCTGGACGATGTGCGCGGAAAAGCGGTGACGATGGGAAAGATCGCGTATATCCTGCAAGCCCGTGGTCAACTCGACGAGGCGCTCAACATCCGGCAAACCGAAGAACTCCCCGTCTATGAGAAGCTGGGCGATGTGCGCGGAAAAGCGGTGACGATGGGAAAGATCGCGGACATCCTGCAAGCCCGTGGTCAACTCGACGAGGCGCTCAACATCCGTGAGAATCATGAGCTACCCGTCTATGAGAAGCTCGGCGATGTGCGCTCCAAAGCGGTGACGATGGGTCAGATCGCGGACATCTTGCAAGCACGTGGTCAACTCGACGAGGCGCTCAACATCCGGCAAACCGAAGAACTCCCCGTCTATGAGAAGCTCGGCGATGTGCGCTCCAAAGCGGTGACGATGGGTCAGATCGCGGACATTCTGCAAGTGCGAGGTCAACTCGACGAAGCACTCAACAAGTTGAATGAAACACTACCCGTGTATGAGAAGCTGGGCGATGTGCGCTCCAAAGCGGTGACGATGGGAAAGATCGCGGACATCCTGCAAGCGCGAGGTCAACCCGACGAGGCGCTCAACAAGTTGAATGAAACACTACCCGTGTATGAGAAGCTGGGCGATGTGCGCTCCAAAGCGGTGACGATGGGAAAGATCGCGGGCATCCTGCAAGCCCGTGGTCAACTCAACGAGGCACGCAACATGCTGAATGAAACGCTACCCGTGTATGAGAAGCTCGGCGACGTGCGCTCGCTGCTGGTCGGTCGTGCCAACCTTGCCATGCTGCTGTGGCAAATGGATGCAGCCGCCAACGCTGCCCGCGTACAGGAATTGCTGTGTCTGGCACTGACCGATGCCCGCCGTTTGCAAATCCCCGAAGCCGGAAGCATTGAAAATATCCTCACGCAAAAGGGCTTGTCTTGCGACCAATAA
- a CDS encoding DUF1343 domain-containing protein produces MQFGLDRFLNDASLRAPLHSKRVALLAHPASVTADLTHSLDALAALPDIHLSAAFGPQHGIKGDKQDNMMESPDVIDPQHGIPIFSLYGEVRRPTPAMLDTFDVLLVDLQDLGCRIYTFITTLRYVLEAAEQHGKSVWVLDRPNPAGRPVEGLTLRTGWESFVGAGAMPMRHGLTMGELGLWFIRELKLNLEYRVIGMEGWQPNLAPGYGWPLGGREWINPSPNAPNLFMARCYAGTVMLEGTTLSEGRGTTRPLELFGAPDLDARAIIHTMQTLAPHWLHGCRLRECWFEPTFHKHAGKLCAGVQIHVEAPHYDHSAFRPWRVQALAFKAIRQLYPDYPLWRDFPYEYEFGKLAIDVINGSTLLREWVDDPQATPADLDALTQPDEQAWEAAREPFLLYTA; encoded by the coding sequence ATGCAATTTGGTCTTGACCGCTTTCTAAACGATGCCAGTCTGCGTGCTCCCTTGCACAGCAAACGGGTTGCCCTGCTCGCACACCCTGCCTCCGTCACCGCCGACTTGACCCATTCGCTGGATGCACTCGCCGCGTTGCCGGATATTCACCTCAGCGCCGCTTTCGGCCCGCAACACGGCATTAAAGGCGACAAACAAGACAATATGATGGAATCGCCCGATGTCATCGACCCGCAACACGGCATTCCGATTTTCAGCCTGTACGGGGAAGTGCGCCGCCCTACTCCCGCGATGCTCGACACCTTCGACGTCTTGCTGGTGGATTTGCAAGACTTGGGTTGCCGTATTTACACCTTCATCACCACCCTGCGCTATGTGCTGGAAGCTGCCGAACAACACGGCAAAAGCGTGTGGGTACTCGACCGCCCCAACCCTGCCGGTCGCCCTGTCGAAGGCTTAACCTTGCGCACGGGCTGGGAAAGTTTCGTTGGCGCAGGCGCAATGCCGATGCGTCACGGCTTGACGATGGGCGAGTTGGGTTTATGGTTTATCCGCGAACTCAAGCTCAATCTCGAATACCGCGTAATCGGCATGGAAGGCTGGCAACCCAATCTTGCCCCCGGCTACGGCTGGCCATTGGGTGGACGCGAATGGATCAACCCCAGCCCCAACGCCCCCAATCTATTCATGGCACGTTGCTACGCCGGAACGGTGATGCTGGAAGGCACTACCCTCTCGGAAGGGCGCGGCACGACCCGCCCGCTGGAACTGTTCGGCGCACCCGACCTTGACGCCCGCGCCATTATCCACACCATGCAAACCCTTGCCCCGCACTGGCTGCACGGCTGTCGCTTGCGTGAATGTTGGTTTGAACCCACCTTCCACAAACACGCGGGCAAACTGTGTGCGGGGGTGCAAATCCACGTAGAAGCGCCGCATTACGACCACAGCGCGTTCCGCCCTTGGCGCGTGCAAGCGTTGGCGTTCAAAGCCATCCGTCAGTTGTACCCCGATTATCCGCTGTGGCGGGATTTCCCTTACGAATACGAATTCGGCAAACTGGCAATTGACGTGATCAACGGCTCCACCTTGCTGCGCGAATGGGTGGATGACCCACAAGCCACCCCAGCGGATTTGGATGCGCTTACCCAGCCCGACGAACAGGCTTGGGAAGCCGCCCGTGAACCATTTTTACTGTACACGGCTTAA
- a CDS encoding nucleotidyl transferase AbiEii/AbiGii toxin family protein, which translates to MHPIFSEQVRLLVATIPYVAQETCFALKGGTAINLFLRNLPRLSVDLDLVYLPIEERETSLSHLDAAMRRIAARIRQSLAGTIVAETLLPKTDKCIRLQVMRNNTSIKIEVSPVMRGTLNPISETVLAADAQAEFGFARMNLLHFTDIYAGKLCAALDRQHPRDLFDVHFLLANEGITPTLKDTFLIYLISSNRPMAELLAPNRLDIKAVYATEFVGMTNTPVALEQLLAVREQMIATLHRLLTEQDREFLLSVKRGKPDWDLCALPNAANLPAVRWKLHNLAVMKPAQHKQALAKLERALAAP; encoded by the coding sequence ATGCATCCGATTTTTTCTGAACAGGTCAGGTTGTTGGTCGCCACCATACCGTATGTGGCGCAAGAAACCTGTTTTGCCTTGAAAGGCGGCACGGCGATTAACCTGTTTCTGCGCAACTTGCCACGCTTGTCCGTTGATCTTGATCTGGTGTATTTGCCGATAGAAGAGCGCGAAACCAGCCTGAGCCATTTGGATGCGGCGATGCGACGCATCGCAGCCCGCATTCGCCAATCACTGGCTGGCACGATAGTTGCGGAAACCTTGCTACCCAAAACGGATAAGTGCATCCGGCTTCAGGTGATGCGCAACAATACCTCCATCAAGATTGAAGTGTCACCCGTGATGCGCGGAACGTTGAACCCGATTAGTGAAACCGTTTTAGCGGCTGATGCACAGGCTGAGTTTGGGTTTGCCCGCATGAATTTGCTGCATTTCACGGATATTTACGCCGGAAAACTCTGCGCCGCTCTCGACCGCCAACATCCCCGCGACCTGTTCGACGTACATTTCTTACTGGCAAACGAAGGCATTACCCCCACGCTGAAAGACACCTTCCTTATCTACCTGATCAGCTCCAACCGCCCGATGGCGGAACTGCTTGCCCCCAATCGGCTCGACATCAAGGCGGTATACGCCACCGAATTTGTCGGCATGACCAACACCCCCGTTGCACTGGAGCAACTGCTGGCAGTGCGTGAACAGATGATAGCCACCCTGCATCGCTTGCTCACGGAGCAGGATCGTGAATTCCTGCTATCTGTCAAACGAGGCAAACCGGACTGGGATTTATGCGCGTTGCCGAATGCAGCAAACCTGCCCGCCGTGCGCTGGAAATTGCACAATCTGGCAGTAATGAAACCCGCCCAACATAAGCAAGCTCTCGCCAAATTGGAACGAGCATTAGCAGCACCCTAA
- a CDS encoding DOMON-like domain-containing protein, translating to MHSPELPTVLSLHCHPSTPCPAVDALQVQVTRTDGGLHLRYTLSGTLAALNIPRPQAPTATDGLWEHTCFETFIRVLGENRYHEFNFSPSSQWAAYAFSAYRERLAWQAQQPPVISTAVRGNEFVLEALLASADLPDNSTQQPWQLGITAVLETTSGEKSYWALQHPATRPDFHHNDGFVHAIWS from the coding sequence TTGCATTCGCCTGAGTTACCCACCGTGCTAAGCCTGCATTGCCACCCCAGCACCCCCTGCCCTGCGGTCGATGCCTTGCAGGTGCAGGTAACACGCACTGATGGCGGCTTGCACCTGCGCTACACCCTCAGCGGCACACTCGCCGCACTCAACATTCCCCGCCCGCAAGCCCCGACCGCCACCGATGGCTTGTGGGAACACACCTGCTTTGAAACATTCATTCGCGTGTTGGGTGAAAACCGTTATCATGAGTTCAACTTTTCGCCTTCGAGCCAATGGGCAGCGTATGCATTCAGTGCTTATCGGGAACGGCTGGCATGGCAAGCGCAACAGCCGCCCGTGATCAGTACCGCAGTACGTGGCAATGAATTCGTGTTGGAAGCCTTGCTTGCCAGCGCTGATTTACCCGACAATAGCACCCAACAGCCGTGGCAACTGGGGATAACGGCGGTGCTGGAAACCACCAGCGGCGAAAAGTCCTACTGGGCATTGCAGCATCCCGCCACACGCCCGGACTTCCACCATAATGACGGATTTGTACATGCAATTTGGTCTTGA
- a CDS encoding HipA N-terminal domain-containing protein has product MAEVDVYTGHGSQPAISPDDLSASQQHHVFSYRHDAREALSLTMPLRHESYSYAQLHPIFQMNLPEGALREALERMTAKQYGSDDLTLAHHSRHTSNWAHGLRTGRPALAPSH; this is encoded by the coding sequence ATGGCTGAAGTCGACGTTTACACCGGACACGGTTCGCAACCAGCCATCTCACCGGACGACTTGAGTGCCAGCCAGCAACACCACGTTTTCAGCTACCGCCACGATGCCCGCGAAGCCTTGTCGCTGACCATGCCACTACGTCACGAAAGCTACAGCTACGCGCAACTGCACCCCATTTTCCAGATGAACCTGCCCGAAGGCGCATTGCGCGAAGCCTTGGAGCGCATGACCGCCAAGCAATACGGCAGCGACGACCTGACGCTTGCTCACCATTCTCGGCACACATCAAATTGGGCGCATGGCTTACGCACTGGCAGACCAGCCCTTGCACCATCCCACTGA
- a CDS encoding HipA domain-containing protein, translating into MLTILGTHQIGRMAYALADQPLHHPTDQPLTLQTLLNNPDANLFSELLQRYAQQSGVAGVQPKVLLDLQGHLTLPLEHYIVKSWGADYPHLGCNEYLCMSIAKDAGLTVPVCYLSDNAKLLISQRFDIDSNGEALGFEDFCVLQAKSTKQKYDSSLESCANTIRQFVSAEHQAQALHDLYKLTYLNARIRNGDAHLKNLGVLYSRLQDFRVGEIPAMTRTLAPVFDLVSTVPYLPHDTMALTLTGSKRWPKRKVLHTFARHHCLLDAQQIEASDAAVEQAIQQNLPLLERLQQQYTGFAPIAERLYMLLENQAHQQG; encoded by the coding sequence TTGCTCACCATTCTCGGCACACATCAAATTGGGCGCATGGCTTACGCACTGGCAGACCAGCCCTTGCACCATCCCACTGACCAGCCCTTAACCCTGCAAACCTTGCTGAACAACCCCGATGCCAACCTGTTCAGTGAATTATTGCAACGTTACGCCCAACAATCCGGGGTTGCTGGGGTACAACCCAAAGTCTTGCTCGACCTGCAAGGGCATCTCACCTTGCCGCTGGAACATTACATCGTCAAAAGCTGGGGGGCGGATTACCCGCATCTGGGTTGCAACGAATACCTGTGCATGAGCATTGCCAAAGACGCAGGGTTGACCGTGCCGGTGTGTTACCTCAGCGACAATGCCAAACTGCTGATCAGCCAGCGCTTTGACATCGACAGCAACGGCGAAGCCTTGGGCTTTGAAGATTTTTGCGTACTGCAAGCCAAAAGTACCAAACAGAAGTACGACAGTTCGCTGGAAAGTTGTGCCAATACCATCCGCCAATTTGTTTCCGCCGAACACCAAGCGCAAGCCTTGCATGACCTGTACAAACTCACCTATCTCAATGCCAGGATCAGAAATGGCGATGCGCATCTGAAAAACCTTGGAGTACTTTATTCACGGCTGCAAGACTTTCGTGTGGGTGAAATACCCGCGATGACGCGCACACTCGCGCCGGTATTTGATCTGGTTAGCACCGTTCCGTATTTGCCGCACGACACGATGGCATTGACCCTGACCGGCTCGAAACGCTGGCCTAAACGTAAGGTGTTGCACACGTTTGCCCGCCACCATTGCCTGCTTGATGCGCAACAAATTGAGGCGAGTGATGCAGCCGTGGAACAGGCGATTCAGCAAAACTTGCCGTTGTTGGAACGCTTGCAGCAGCAGTACACTGGATTTGCGCCGATTGCAGAACGCTTGTATATGTTGCTAGAAAACCAAGCCCACCAACAAGGATAA
- a CDS encoding helix-turn-helix domain-containing protein: protein MLTAIGETIRTTRKARGWSQQQLADLCNLDRTTIGALERNDFNDLGIRKVERVLMVLGKTLTTKDVGLPTLDDLKAQQHG, encoded by the coding sequence ATGCTAACCGCCATAGGTGAAACTATCCGCACTACCCGCAAAGCACGCGGCTGGAGCCAGCAACAACTGGCAGACCTGTGCAACCTCGACCGCACCACCATCGGCGCACTCGAACGCAACGATTTCAACGACCTCGGCATCCGCAAAGTCGAGCGCGTATTAATGGTACTGGGCAAAACCCTCACCACCAAAGATGTCGGCTTACCCACGCTCGACGATTTAAAGGCACAACAACATGGCTGA
- a CDS encoding type IV toxin-antitoxin system AbiEi family antitoxin, whose translation MQNTDTVNHELSLPDGLVVDRPWLQRKGYTRSHIDYLIRSGKLQSVGRGAYRRPGPPLKWQHFVYSLQEQGYPIHVGGRSALDLQGFVHYLPLGGIQSIDLYGINKLPTWLQEAQTIPLFKACGTATFSPMPPQALTTQPFGHWDWLLSFATPELALFELLAQVRDDADFSLLDKYFESSTILRPSLCNALLQTCGSIKAKRLFLWFAARHQHQWFNRLETSGVNLGSGKRMMIAGGVLDKTYQITVPRRMMEEQDASDFF comes from the coding sequence ATGCAAAACACAGATACTGTAAACCATGAGCTTTCACTCCCCGACGGCCTAGTCGTCGATCGCCCGTGGCTACAACGCAAAGGCTACACCCGTTCCCACATCGACTACCTCATCCGCTCCGGCAAGTTGCAAAGCGTTGGGCGCGGCGCATACCGCCGACCGGGGCCACCGCTAAAATGGCAACATTTCGTCTATTCCTTGCAAGAACAAGGCTACCCCATCCATGTGGGCGGGCGTTCCGCACTGGATTTACAAGGTTTTGTCCACTACCTGCCCTTGGGTGGCATCCAGAGCATCGACCTCTACGGCATCAACAAATTACCCACTTGGTTACAGGAAGCGCAAACCATACCCCTGTTCAAAGCGTGCGGGACGGCTACATTTAGCCCAATGCCACCACAAGCCCTGACAACCCAGCCATTCGGGCATTGGGATTGGTTATTGTCTTTCGCCACGCCCGAACTCGCCTTATTTGAATTACTCGCCCAAGTCAGGGATGATGCGGACTTTTCCTTGCTGGATAAATATTTCGAGTCATCTACAATCTTGCGTCCTAGCTTATGCAATGCCCTGCTGCAAACCTGTGGGAGCATCAAAGCCAAACGCCTGTTTTTATGGTTTGCTGCCCGCCATCAGCACCAGTGGTTTAACCGTCTGGAAACTTCAGGGGTAAACCTTGGCAGCGGCAAGCGCATGATGATTGCTGGGGGCGTGTTGGATAAAACCTATCAAATAACCGTACCCCGCCGCATGATGGAGGAACAAGATGCATCCGATTTTTTCTGA